A single window of Oreochromis aureus strain Israel breed Guangdong linkage group 5, ZZ_aureus, whole genome shotgun sequence DNA harbors:
- the LOC116328464 gene encoding butyrophilin subfamily 2 member A2-like, with product MILSQLLSLCVFPLMMSAVTAGHENGRGTVVVVVSEGNYIILPCSLSSQESLVRTRFDWKKDDEREVFVYDAGFHHNNRRSGQDEHFRGRVSHFSDQLKFGNASIIIRNTKVADSGDYTCDFPFHQPKTFNITLVVGAAPKPFVGILNISEVGGQLKCEVRGASPKPKVEWRDSDGNILPAEEPQVSHTGERYDITLLTTVTRTNSSLFHCVATQEELSHRAADDIFVPDQLFESCRGDNVLIVSFVSGILSALVILCLCVCFIYTTA from the exons ATGATTTTATCGCAGCTTTTATCTTTGTGCGTCTTTCCTCTGATGATGTCTGCAGTAACAGCAGGACATGAAAACG GGCGAGGAACCGTCGTGGTGGTTGTATCTGAAGGAAACTACATCATCTTACCGTGCTCGCTCAGCTCCCAGGAGAGCCTCGTACGAACACGCTTTGACTGGAAGAAAGACGATGAGCGGGAGGTGTTTGTGTACGACGCTGGCTTCCATCATAATAACAGACGTTCAGGTCAAGACGAGCACTTCAGAGGACGCGTGTCACACTTTTCAGACCAGCTGAAGTTTGGTAACGCCTCCATCATCATCAGAAACACCAAGGTGGCCGACAGTGGAGACTACACCTGTGATTTTCCATTTCATCAGCCAAAAACATTTAACATCACCCTGGTTGTTG GTGCAGCTCCGAAGCCGTTTGTTGGGATCCTGAACATCAGCGAGGTCGGGGGGCAGCTGAAGTGTGAGGTCAGAGGTGCTTCTCCAAAGCCTAAAGTAGAGTGGAGGGACAGCGATGGAAACATCCTTCCTGCTGAGGAGCCACAGGTGTCACACACAGGAGAGCGCTATGACATCACCCTCCTCACCACGGTGaccaggacaaacagcagcctCTTCCACTGTGTAGCCACACAGGAGGAGCTCAGCCACCGAGCTGCTGACGACATCTTTGTTCCAG ACCAGCTGTTTGAGTCCTGCCGTGGAGACAACGTGCTCATAGTTTCATTTGTTTCTGGGATTCTTTCTGCGCTCGtcattttgtgtctctgtgtgtgtttcatctaCACCACAGCGTAA